The DNA sequence TCGGCAGCGATCGCTGTACCAACCAGAATAGCTGTCGGTGTAGCCAATCCCAAAGCACAGGGACAAGCTACAACCATAACTGAAATTGCTAGCTTTAAGCTTAGTAACAGTGGTGAGTAGAGGTGATGAATTGTCTGTGGAGAGTGATGAGACATCTCCATGCCTGTTGAGGTGGCAACATTTGGCCAAATATTGGTGCCGATAAAGTACCAAAATAAAAATGTTAATAAAGCTGCTGTCAGTACTCCATAGGTAAAATATCCGGCTACTGTATCTGCTAATTTTTGTACGGGTGCTTTCCTAACTTGCGCTGCTTCTACTAGGGCAACAATTTGCGCCAAAGTTGTATCGTTGCCAGTACGAGTTGCCTCAATCGCGATCGCTCCTGACTGATTGAGTGTTCCTGCTGTAACTGTATCTTTGTTTTGCTTGAGTACAGGCACTGATTCACCAGTCAACATGGATTCATCAATGGTTGTTTGTCCATCTACTACAATTCCATCGACTGGAATTTTGTCTCCTGGGAGAACTTGCAACCATTCACCCACACGCACCCGATCTGCCGGAATTTCTAAAATTTCCCCTACTTCTCCGGCTATCTTCGGTTTGGTAAGCAATCGTGCTATCTGGGGTTGTAGATCCAATAATTGCTTAAATGCAGCAGCAGCACGCCCTCTGGCTTGCCTTTCTAATGTTCGTCCTAATAAGATGAAACCCAACATCATTACAGGCTCATCAAAGAAACACTCCCAACCAAGCTGAGGAAATAGCAAAGCTATTACACTTGCTATGTAGGCAGTCAGCGTTCCCAACCCTACTAAAGTATTCATATTGGGTGCATTCCGCCGCCAACCAAGCCAACCATCAATGAAAATTGAGCGCCCTGGAATTAGTAACGCTGCTGTTGCTAATCCAAAGTGGAACCAGATGTTATGTAAACCTGGCAAAAGTTCACCACTAAAGCTCCCAAAATGACCAGTCCCCGATAATATCAGCAGTACGGTAGAAATTACCAACTGCCTTTGTGCAGATTGCATTTCTCGGCGTTGCTGTTGTGCCGGATCTGGTAATGATTGTGTTTGCTCTGCCAATTTTCCATGAGATTGCCTGGGTTGAGATGGGAACCCAGCCGCTGTCAATTGCTTCGCTAGTGCATCTGGTTCTACCACACCAGTTTCTGATTCTACGACTGCTACCTCCGTCGCCAAGTTCACACAAGCATTCTTGACTCCTGGATATTGAGCTAGCTGCCGCTCTACAGCCTTCACACAGCCAGCACACTTCATACCCCCTACATCCAGAATAATTTTTTCTGTGGTTGGGGTGATTTCTGGGGAGAGGTTAGTTTTTGGGACAAGTTGCATGGAAAGATTTTGAATGTGCTACGAAACGTCAAGGCTTTTAGCCAAGGTGGAGTAATGTCCACCCCTACTTTGAGAGTAGGCGAAATTCCTAGCTATGATGGAATGTCAACTACATGAAGTTTTATTAAGTTTTATAATTCTGTTGACTCTTTGCGGCTCCAGCGCCAATAACTTACGTAAATAATAGCGAGTAACTGTATTGGCATCAGAACAGCCTCTCCTCTTAAAAAAGGATTAATGTCCAAATTGGATATAGTGCAGAAATACACTAAACTCAATAGGGCAAATATAGCCAAGGATATATTTTTACGTTTGATAGTTAGCATCTTGATATAAAGATAATATTTTTCTAGTTAGCAGAAATGCCAAACAGGATACGCAATTAATTTAATTACCTGAAAGGTAACAGGATTTGAAGTTAATTATTTATTTTTAAATGATATTTATTATGACTCTATTAAAAACAAAATTATTAATTACAAGTAGTTGATTTCTGTTTTTAATAAATTATTTTTTACTATTTATTTTCAAATTTTTAAAGGATATATAAACAATAAACCTCCTAGCAAAATACTTGTTTTTCAAGTTTTTATTAGAGCAAGTCAGCAACAGAATTCATAATTTTGAAATATACATAGACATAGGGTGTGTTAACGAAGCATAACGCACCAAAGCTTTAGGAAGATGCGTTATGTACTCTAGTCCTAAAGCACCCTACATATACCCAAGTTTTTTCAAAAATCTAATCCGATTGCTGTAGGATATGATTGACTATTTAAAGCACGTAGTAGAGTCCAAATACCCTACTAATTCTCAATTTAACTGACTTGCTCCAGCGATGTAAATCGGGAAGTTCAGAACCATCCCTGTCTGTTGACAAAATAAGTATCAACAAATTCGTTGTGGGATTTATTCAAGTAAATCATTCCTTCTATCAAACCAATTAGTTGCATAATTAATAAGGTAAAGCCGTAGGTGAAATAACCTCCAACTAGAGAAACCACAAGCATGATGAAGCCTTCTGTAGAATAACCAAGAATAAATTTATGGACGCCAAGTCCTCCTAAAATAATGCCGCAGTATCCAGCTAAAAGTTGTTTGGTAGCATGACTAGGGTTGAGATTTGCCACGGGTGTTGCTCCTTCAAGGGTGATGTGTAAAATTAAAACTCTAACTATCTATCAAAAGATAAATTTACTGAATCTTTTAATTTCACAAGTAGATGAATTTATACTTTTATTTTGGTTAAATTCATCATATAAATTGATAAATCATAAAAGTAGCGCAACCTAATTTTATAGGCAACGCAATCATTAATAGAGTAAGCAGTGATTCAGAAATGTCTTGAAGCTGCTTCTGTCAATCAAAAGATTTTGAACTTAAAAAAACGTAAAATAGCGTTTTGCATTATTTTTGTAACAGCAAATTCTCAGTTAAAGAGTTACTGTCACGATCGCAAAACAACTAAATTAGGATAATGATTACAATTCCAACAATGCCACTTCCGGATTTTTAAGATTTACGGAGGCAATTGTGACACTGAATAACACTAAACTTTAGAAACTACAGTTTAGAGAGTATTTTGGAATATTTTCCCAAATCAAGTCAGGTGAACTGCTAGAACAAAATTTATATCGCCGTTCTGTCATCAAGTTAAATTCAGGCAGAACTTACAAACAATTTGCTTTAGCATAAGGCTGACAACTGACAGTATTAGCATTCTTAGACAAATTTGTCATCTATCTTACTAACTACCGCCATTTTTAAGGCTAGTATGTCCTGGTAAAAATAATCTAACAGTTAAGAATAGACAAAAAAACCATACTATAAGTTTCTTGCTTTCTACCTTTTGTTATGTTGGCGCTACTGGGAAATAACTTTACAGACATCTACAAGTCTGCAAAGACTACTGATAGTTGGTACTCTATAGAGTAAAGTAACCCATTCTCGCTTTAAGTTATACACTCCACGAGAAACAGATTTACAGACGTCTAATAATATTTATAGGCGTCTGCTAGTTGGATAAGATACACCATAGACAACCGCATATAAGCAATTTGCCGTTCGGAAATTTCCGATCCAGCACCAGGTGACTACCCCATTTTTTGCCTTTTTATACTAGCAACATATTTTTTCTCAAACTAACATTTTTCTAGGCTAAGTACCAACTATAATTAGTAGATTTTTATGACATATTACCTTGGTATTTCATGAAATTTTGGTAAAGTATGACTGAAATTTACCGAGTGCTACTACCGAGGATAAATAGACTGATGAGAGTACCACTATTCCAAAGGCTATGGAGAAGCATGGGAGCAAGGAGATTGCGTGATCGCGTGTAAACTACTCCTAAAACTACTCCCAAAGAAAACAGTGGTAGAACTTCCGATAAGCTAAGGTGAGCAATAGCAAAGAAAAAGCCGCTAGCAATAATTGCCCACCACACAGACATATAACGGGTAAGCGATGGTAACAAAAAGCCGCGAAATAGAAATTCTTCAAACAACGGGGCAGCGATCGCAGCTGTGACAAAAAATAGTCCTAGTGCTACAGAATCTTGACTTTCCAAAGCTAGTTGTAACAAAGGATTACTACCGCCTTGTCCTTGCCATAATTGTTGATTAATTAAGGACACCACTACCACAATAGGTAGCGCCGCACAATAACCACCAAGCCCCCATAAAAACCAATTACCTTGCCAACGAAAGCGAAACCAATCAGATGGTAACGGTAAAAAACGTTTGATAGATAAATACAGTACTAATAGCGCACCCGATGCTACCAAAATATAGCTCAAGAACACGTAAAATGCTTGAATACGTACATTCAGAACTGGACGTGGAATAGGGAGAAGGGCTAAGACCAAAGGAATTAAAAGTTGCCCCATAAAGAAAAAACCGACAACGAATACTTGTAAAATCGTTTCTCCATCCCACGGTGTTGCCCAGCCCATATCGGCATTTTGCTCTAGTAAAGCTGTTTTACCTTTAACTAGACGCTGTCCAATCAAAAATATCAGTAATCCAATTCCTATAAAAGCCCCTAGTGCTGGAATAGTACCTATAATTGCTAATTTCCATAAAGCACCCATCGCAGCTTCTTGTGCCTCGACTTTAGTATTCACTAAGGCTTCTTGACGTTGCTGGGATTCGTAAAGCTTGGTAAGGGCGGTATATCGAAACCAACCTTCTAAGTTGTCTTGGATCAGTTGCTGCGCATCTGGGAGAATGCGAGGAGGATTACTCCACAGCCCAATCAGCGTGGCGGCTGTTTCCCGTAATGGCGAATCTATTTCTGAGTTTTGCTGTAATTCATTCCATGTTTTAAAGGCAATATCATTTTTACCTTTCTGTATTTGTAATATTCCCAACTGTAAATCTATTTCAGCAATGGATTTTTGTAATTGGTTGAGAGTTTGCTGCAACTGTTTCTCTTGTAACGAAGGAGAGACATTGCTAACAGGAGGAATTTCTGATTGAGATTTGGGAGTTGCAGGAGTAGTCGCTGCTTCAGTTGTCAGCCGTGCCAGTTGTTTTTCAGCTTTTTCTAGATTTAGTTGAGCTGATTTACGTGCCTGCTGATACTGCTTAATAGCTGTTTCTAGGGGTTTTTCGCCTACGATCGCTTCTTTCGCTACCTTTAAATTGCTGTCCTTACTATCTGGCGGTTGCCATTGCGAGGCTTGTAGCACAATATTTGTTTGGTAGAGTTCCAAACGGTTTTGGAACTGAGGTTCTTGCCAACTGTTAAACAAAGATGTACCTGAAACAAAAATAGCTACCAGCGTCAAAAAAAATAAACCCAACCGCTTAAGTGTCATCTATCCTCCCCTTAATTAACCAGTGTCAAGTGCCTGTACCTGTTGGGAATTATCGCAAGAAAAGCAGAAACAGTATAGATTTCAGGATAAGCGAATAGTAGATCCTATCAAC is a window from the Chlorogloeopsis sp. ULAP01 genome containing:
- a CDS encoding type II CAAX endopeptidase family protein gives rise to the protein MTLKRLGLFFLTLVAIFVSGTSLFNSWQEPQFQNRLELYQTNIVLQASQWQPPDSKDSNLKVAKEAIVGEKPLETAIKQYQQARKSAQLNLEKAEKQLARLTTEAATTPATPKSQSEIPPVSNVSPSLQEKQLQQTLNQLQKSIAEIDLQLGILQIQKGKNDIAFKTWNELQQNSEIDSPLRETAATLIGLWSNPPRILPDAQQLIQDNLEGWFRYTALTKLYESQQRQEALVNTKVEAQEAAMGALWKLAIIGTIPALGAFIGIGLLIFLIGQRLVKGKTALLEQNADMGWATPWDGETILQVFVVGFFFMGQLLIPLVLALLPIPRPVLNVRIQAFYVFLSYILVASGALLVLYLSIKRFLPLPSDWFRFRWQGNWFLWGLGGYCAALPIVVVVSLINQQLWQGQGGSNPLLQLALESQDSVALGLFFVTAAIAAPLFEEFLFRGFLLPSLTRYMSVWWAIIASGFFFAIAHLSLSEVLPLFSLGVVLGVVYTRSRNLLAPMLLHSLWNSGTLISLFILGSSTR
- a CDS encoding heavy metal translocating P-type ATPase → MQLVPKTNLSPEITPTTEKIILDVGGMKCAGCVKAVERQLAQYPGVKNACVNLATEVAVVESETGVVEPDALAKQLTAAGFPSQPRQSHGKLAEQTQSLPDPAQQQRREMQSAQRQLVISTVLLILSGTGHFGSFSGELLPGLHNIWFHFGLATAALLIPGRSIFIDGWLGWRRNAPNMNTLVGLGTLTAYIASVIALLFPQLGWECFFDEPVMMLGFILLGRTLERQARGRAAAAFKQLLDLQPQIARLLTKPKIAGEVGEILEIPADRVRVGEWLQVLPGDKIPVDGIVVDGQTTIDESMLTGESVPVLKQNKDTVTAGTLNQSGAIAIEATRTGNDTTLAQIVALVEAAQVRKAPVQKLADTVAGYFTYGVLTAALLTFLFWYFIGTNIWPNVATSTGMEMSHHSPQTIHHLYSPLLLSLKLAISVMVVACPCALGLATPTAILVGTAIAAEKGILIKGGDVLEKAHQLNTIVFDKTGTLTSGNPIVTDCLVLEELDLVSNSQHLLQLAAAVESGTCHPLATAICKEAQRQKLSVPGGDRFHTEPGLGVSAVVEGNLVLLGNWDWLLSHEISIHEAAQKKAQVLAADGKTVVGVAVGGKFAGLIAVQDTLRSDAKQAVENLHRMGVRVMLLSGDTPAAAFAIAKQLGLNLTDVMAGVPPAKKADVIKSLQTPEIEKIPNSQSVVAMVGDGINDAPALSQADIGIALHAGTDVAIETADIVLMRNSLTDVTKSIQLSRATFNKIRQNLFWAFAYNTLGIPLAAGILLPSLHFVLNPAGAAALMAFSSVSVVTNSLLLRRFARGGEFFE
- a CDS encoding NINE protein, which codes for MANLNPSHATKQLLAGYCGIILGGLGVHKFILGYSTEGFIMLVVSLVGGYFTYGFTLLIMQLIGLIEGMIYLNKSHNEFVDTYFVNRQGWF